ACGACGTCGGGGACGTTCCTCCACGGCAACTACTGGTACAACAAGGGCAACCCGCCCTTCGGCCGCGAGGGCACCAGCCACGGCTGCGTGGGGCTCGCGGACGTGCAGGGCGCGCAGGGTGCCACGAACGCCAAGTGGTTCTACGACAACTCGCTCATCGGGGACGTGGTGATCGTCAAGAACTCCCCCGACAAGACGGTGGCGCCGGACAACGGACTCAACGGCTGGAATCTGCCGTGGAACGAGTGGGTCGCGGGAAGCGCCGCGTGATCGCCGTACACGCACTCATGATCGCCTCAAGGGCCGCCTGAGCAGCGGATTCTGACAGGTCATCGGGCCGTGTGGGAATTTCTCACACGGCCCGCTCGTTTTCCGTGCGCACGTTTTCTCGGTTCCCGGACATGATGTCCGACCGAGGGGCTACGGTATGCACCCACAAGGTGACATGCAGCAACGCCGGGAGAAACCTTGAGCGTTCCGTACGAGACAGCAGCGTACGAACCACCCGAGTCGCCCGAGTCTCCGGAGGAGCACCTCGCGCGACTCCTCGGCCGTGCCCTGAACTCCTTCGAGCTGCCGGACGAGGTCATACAGCGCCTCGACTGCGCGCTGGCGCACGACAGCTCGCTGCACTCCGCGCACCACAGTTCGGGGCTGCACCGCGAGACGTACCGGCACACATGGCTGCTCGCCGACGGCTCGGCACTCACCCTGTGGGAGCTCGTGCACAACCCCGCGCCGGGCAGCGCCGCCCAGCACGAGGTCTACGTCGACGAGGAGGAGCTGCGCGCCGCCACCGCGCGCCTGCCCCTGCCGCCGGACACCCCCGACTTCGAGTTGCCGGTGACGGTGCAGTTGT
The sequence above is drawn from the Streptomyces sp. SLBN-31 genome and encodes:
- a CDS encoding DUF6227 family protein codes for the protein MSVPYETAAYEPPESPESPEEHLARLLGRALNSFELPDEVIQRLDCALAHDSSLHSAHHSSGLHRETYRHTWLLADGSALTLWELVHNPAPGSAAQHEVYVDEEELRAATARLPLPPDTPDFELPVTVQLSPVPAPRHAYVPDDSADHARRLLRRAENADRPGAETAALLTTAFAHQITQAFGRPCRVRRAGLCFALYEHAFLLRDGEELSLWEVEHTATPDGRHMCEVYVTEDAARDAMERRAAQVS